A single genomic interval of Lathyrus oleraceus cultivar Zhongwan6 chromosome 7, CAAS_Psat_ZW6_1.0, whole genome shotgun sequence harbors:
- the LOC127105128 gene encoding 40S ribosomal protein S11 produces the protein MAEQTEKAYLKQPKVFLCSKKSGKGKRPGKGGNRFWKSVGLGFKTPKEAIEGTFIDKKCPFTGNVSIRGRIIAGTCHSAKMNRTIIVRRNYLHFIKKYQRYEKRHSNIPAHVSPAFRVKEGDHVIIGQCRPLSKTVRFNVLKVIPAGSSSGAKKAFSGI, from the exons ATGGCTGAACAA ACTGAGAAGGCTTATCTCAAACAACCCAAAGTGTTTTTATG CTCGAAGAAATCTGGTAAGGGGAAGAGGCCCGGTAAAGGTGGAAATCGCTTCTGGAAATCTGTTGGTCTTGGATTCAAGACCCCCAAAGAAGCCATCGAAG GAACCTTTATTGACAAGAAGTGTCCATTCACTGGCAATGTTTCCATCCGTGGTCGTATCATAGCCGGAACCTGTCACAGTGCCAAAATGAATCGGACTATTATTGTCAGGAGGAATTATCTTCACTTCATTAAGAAATATCAGAG GTATGAGAAGAGGCATTCCAACATTCCAGCTCATGTGTCACCTGCCTTCCGTGTTAAGGAAGGTGATCATGTCATTATTGGTCAATGCAG GCCACTCTCCAAGACAGTGAGGTTCAATGTATTGAAAGTCATCCCAGCTGGATCATCCAGTGGTGCAAAGAAGGCATTTTCTGGCATATGA